A genomic segment from Gracilinanus agilis isolate LMUSP501 chromosome 1, AgileGrace, whole genome shotgun sequence encodes:
- the LOC123247879 gene encoding zinc finger protein 239-like produces the protein MTTKEKKGTGLDPLDSISVKEEEEDEDSWCQVSTTIRRPEVPWEKIATLGKAQGSTLMSHYDYSSTGTSLLPTVMTRYRDRKLENHGSVASVGGKTRLGSNEISEETGSYAVASGRLQQDNPLGSKFIEVCEREDGEEVRQLIIPIRKMVKEEKQDFQRIMDKDKTSPSGEKSQNCEKLGKSFNLGSKIATQKRTQNAYACDECGKAFSQSSTLIVHQRVHTGEKPYECQECGRAFTRSSHLIRHHRIHTGEKPYKCNVCGKMFSQGSSLIVHQGVHTGEKPYECNECGKTFSRSSRLIVHQRIHTGEKPYECNECGKAFSCSSYLIVHQRIHTGEKPYRCNECGKAFGQSSHLIFHQTTHARKKHKLASLVRAPS, from the exons ATGACCacgaaggagaaaaaaggaacagGCCTGGATCCTTTAGACTCTATATCagtaaaggaggaagaagaggatgaagaCTCTTGGTGTCAG GTCTCAACCACTATCCGGAGACCTGAAGTACCTTGGGAAAAAATAGCAACCCTGGGAAAAGCCCAGGGGTCAACTCTGATGTCACACTATGACTATTCATCAACTGGAACTTCTTTACTACCTACTGTGATGACCAGATACAGGGACAGAAAGCTAGAAAATCATGGGAGTGTGGCCTCTGTGG GTGGTAAGACCAGACTTGGAAGTAATGAAATCTCTGAAGAAACAGGATCTTATGCagtggcatcaggaagactccaGCAAGATAATCCCCTGGGATCTAAGTTTATAGAAGTTTGTGAAAGGGAGGATGGGGAAGAAGTAAGACAGCTTATAATCCCTATAAGGAagatggtaaaggaagagaagcaagATTTCCAAAGAATTATGGACAAAGATAAGACAAGCCCCTCAGGAGAAAAAAGTCAGAACTGTGAAAAACTGGGGAAAAGTTTCAATCTTGGCTCAAAAATTGCTACACAGAAGAGAACCCAGAATGCATATGCATgtgatgaatgtgggaaagccttcagtcaGAGCTCTACCCTTATTGTACATCAAAgagtccacactggagagaaaccttatgaatgtcagGAGTGTGGGAGAGCCTTCACAAGGAGCTCACACCTTATAAGGCATcatagaattcatactggagaaaaaccctatAAATGTAATGTGTGTGGAAAAATGTTCAGTCAAGGCTCAAGCCTTATAGTCCATCAGggagtccacactggggagaaaccctatgaatgtaatgaatgtgggaaaaccttcAGTCGAAGTTCACGCCTCATTGTCcatcagaggatccacactggggagaagccctatgaatgtaatgaatgtgggaaagccttcagttgTAGTTCCTATCTTATTGTCcatcagaggatccacactggGGAAAAGCCCTATCGATGTAATGAGTGTGGGAAAGCTTTTGGTCAGAGCTCACATCTTATTTTCCATCAAACAACTCATGCTCGAAAGAAACATAAGCTAGCTTCACTGGTGAGAGCACCATCTTGA